In Capsicum annuum cultivar UCD-10X-F1 chromosome 7, UCD10Xv1.1, whole genome shotgun sequence, one genomic interval encodes:
- the LOC107878505 gene encoding callose synthase 7 isoform X1 translates to MASSSGTKAPEGGPPRTASRRVSKAPTMVDPAAGEDQNSLDSELVPSSLASIAPILRVANEVEKENPRVAYLCRFHAFEKAHRMDPTSSGRGVRQFKTYLLHRLEREEEETQPQLARNDPREIQKFYQNFYERNIRDGHHTKKPEEMAKIYQIASVLYDVLRTVVPSSKVDDETHRYAKDVEEKREYYEHYNILPIYAVGVRSAIMELPEIKAALRAIRNMDNLPILRMADDKDKSVNDFLEWLASAFGFQKANVANQREHLILLLANMDIRNKSVDDDAHYNELDRYTVQQLKDKIFKNYESWCKYLHCPSNLRFPQGCDKQQLELLYIGLYLLIWGEASNIRFMPECLCYIFHNMAHEMHGILFANVLPVSGGAYQPVSHGEESFLRDVVTPIYEVIRKEARRNENGTASHSAWRNYDDLNEYFWSDKCFKLGWPMDKKADFFVHSDKINKENVGLNNVATGRRKPKSNFVENRTFWHLYRSFDRMWIFFILALQAMVIIAWNQSGSLSVIFDADVFKSVLSIFITAAILNALRATLDIILSFRAWRSLKITQILRYLLKFAFAAFWVVVMPVAYSKSVQDPTGVLRFFSNLGGNIENESLYYYCVAIYLIPEILAAFLFFFPFLRKSMERSNWRIISLLMWWAQPKLYVGRGMHEDMFSLLKYTLFWVMLLISKLAFSYYVEILPLVQPTKTIMDIRITNFDWHEFFPHMPHNIGVVIVIWAPVLLVYFMDTQIWYAIFSTIVGGIYGAFSHLGEIRTLGMLRSRFESIPSAFSERLVPSSKGERKHRYRDDALERKNIAKFSQMWNEFILSLRMEDLINHKERDLLLVPYSSSEVSVIQWPPFLLASKIPIALDMAKDFRGKEDADLFRKIKSDDFMRSAVIECYETLRYLLVGVLENKDDKMVVEQICREVDDSIKDKRFLRKFRMSGLPLLSDKLERFLNLLVADYEDEEAKRAPMINLIQDIMEIIFQDVIVDGHEILGTAHRVDRKEQIFERINIYLTHNRSWKEKVIRLNLLLTEKESAINVPTNLDARRRITFFANSLFMKMPDAPRVRNMLSFSVLTPYYNEDVLYSDEELNKENEDGITTLFYLQKIYPDQWKNFEDRINDPKLGYVGKDRNELIRYWVSYRGQTLARTVRGMMYYREALELQYFLDFAEDKAIFGGYRIIDMNQTDYRTLKERAQALANLKFTYIVSCQIYGAQKKSSEQRDRSCYVNILNLMLTYPSLRVAYIDERDETVNGKSEKVYYSVLVKGGDKLDEEIYRIKLPGPPKIGEGKPENQNHAIIFTRGEALQTIDMNQDNYFEEAFKMRNVLEEFLKPHRQRRPTILGLREHIFTGSVSSLAWFMSNQETSFVTIGQRILASPLRVRFHYGHPDIFDRIFHVTRGGISKASKTVNLSEDIFSGYNSTLRGGFVTHHEYIQVGKGRDVGMNQISQFEAKVANGNGEQTLSRDVYRLGRRFDFYRMLSFYFTTVGFYFSSMVTVLTVYVFLYGRLYMVLSGLEKRILEDPTVRQSKALEEAMATSSVFQLGLLLVLPMVMEIGLERGFRTALGDFIIMQLQLASVFFTFQLGTKAHYYGRTILHGGSKYRATGRGFVVFHAKYADNYRMYSRSHFVKGLELFMLLIVYEVYGESYRDSQLYWFVTISMWFLVGSWLFAPFVFNPSGFDWQKTVDDWTDWKRWMGNRGGIGISPDKSWESWWNGEQEHLRHTNIRGRVVDIILAFRFFIYQYGIVYHLDIAHGSRSLLVYGLSWFVMLTALLVLKMVSMGRRRFGTDFQLMFRILKALLFLGFVSVMTVLFVVCGLTISDLFAAILAFVPTGWGILLIGQACRPCFKGLGIWDSVMELARAYECIMGLFIFAPIVVLSWFPFVSEFQTRLLFNQAFSRGLQISMILAGKKEESSK, encoded by the exons ATGGCGAGTTCGAGTGGTACGAAGGCACCTGAAGGGGGTCCACCTAGAACGGCGTCTAGGAGAGTTTCTAAGGCACCTACTATGGTTGATCCTGCTGCTGGTGAAGATCAAAATTCGTTAGACAGTGAACTTGTGCCTTCGTCCTTGGCCTCTATTGCTCCGATTCTTCGTGTTGCTAATGAAGTCGAGAAAGAGAATCCTAGAGTTGCTTATCTAt gtcGCTTCCATGCTTTCGAAAAGGCTCATAGGATGGATCCAACATCAAGTGGGCGTGGCGTTCGTCAATTCAAGACATACCTGTTACATAGACTTGAAAGG gaagaagaagaaactcAACCTCAACTTGCAAGAAATGATCCTAGAGAGATTCAGAAGTTTTACCAGAACTTTTATGAGAGAAATATCAGAGATGGCCATCATACTAAGAAACC AGAGGAGATGGCTAAGATCTATCAAATTGCAAGTGTACTCTATGATGTGCTGAGGACAGTGGTACCCTCTTCAAAAGTGGATGATGAG ACACACAGATATGCCAAAGATGTCGAAGAGAAAAGAGAATACTATGAGCACTACAACATTCTTCCTATTTATGCTGTTGGGGTCAGATCAGCTATAATGGAGCTTCCTGAG ATTAAGGCTGCTCTTCGAGCTATAAGAAACATGGATAATCTTCCTATTCTCAGAATGGCTGATGACAAGGATAAGTCAGTCAATGATTTTCTCGAATGGCTTGCTTCAGCCTTTGGCTTCCAG AAAGCAAATGTGGCAAATCAGAGGGAGCACTTAATATTGCTGCTTGCAAACATGGATATAAGAAACAAGAGTGTGGATGATGATGCGCATTATAATGAG TTGGACAGGTATACAGTTCAGCAGCTGAAggataaaatattcaaaaactatgaATCATGGTGCAAATATTTGCACTGTCCATCAAACCTCAG GTTTCCACAAGGTTGTGACAAGCAACAGTTGGAGCTTCTTTACATTGGCCTTTATCTTCTTATATGGGGAGAAGCTTCAAATATACGATTTATGCCAGAATGCCTTTGCTATATCTTCCACAAT ATGGCACATGAGATGCATGGAATACTATTTGCCAATGTACTTCCTGTCAGTGGAGGTGCATATCAACCAGTGTCCCATGGTGAGGAGTCTTTCCTGCGGGATGTTGTGACCCCAATTTATGAAGTCATTCGTAAG GAAGCTAGGAGAAATGAGAATGGGACAGCAAGCCATTCAGCATGGAGAAATTATGATGATCTGAATGAGTACTTTTG GTCTGATAAATGTTTTAAGCTGGGTTGGCCAATGGACAAAAAAGCTGATTTCTTCGTGCActcggataaaataaataaagaaaatgtg GGACTTAATAATGTTGCTACTGGAAGGAGGAAGCCTAAGTCAAATTTTGTCGAAAATCGAACTTTTTGGCATCTGTATAGGAGTTTTGATCGGATGTGGATATTTTTTATATTGGCACTTCAG GCAATGGTTATCATTGCATGGAATCAGTCAGGATCGTTGTCAGTGATTTTTGATGCGGATGTGTTCAAAAGCGTCCTGAGCATTTTCATAACTGCTGCTATTCTTAATGCATTGAGAG CTACTTTGGACATAATCCTTAGTTTTAGAGCTTGGAGGAGCTTAAAAATCACCCAGATTCTTCGCTACCTTCTGAAATTTGCATTTGCAGCATTCTGGGTTGTCGTCATGCCTGTTGCTTATTCAAAATCTGTTCAGGATCCAACGGGAGTTTTGAGATTCTTCAGTAATTTGGGAGGAAATATTGAAAATGAGTCACTGTATTACTACTGTGTTGCTATTTATTTGATACCAGAGATATTGGCTGCCTTCctttttttcttccctttcttaCGGAAATCCATGGAGCGCTCAAACTGGCGAATCATCAGCCTCCTTATGTGGTGGGCTCAG CCTAAGCTTTATGTTGGAAGAGGCATGCACGAAGACATGTTCTCCCTTTTAAA ATACACTCTCTTCTGGGTCATGCTCCTCATAAGCAAGCTCGCATTCAGTTACTATGTTGAG ATATTGCCATTAGTGCAGCCTACCAAGACAATTATGGATATAAGGATCACAAACTTTGACTGGCATGAGTTCTTTCCACATA TGCCACATAACATTGGAGTAGTGATTGTCATATGGGCGCCGGTTCTTCTG GTCTATTTCATGGACACCCAAATCTGGTATGCTATATTCTCTACAATTGTTGGAGGGATCTATGGTGCATTCAGCCACCTTGGCGAG ATAAGGACGCTAGGGATGTTACGATCACGATTTGAATCAATTCCTTCAGCTTTTAGTGAACGTCTTGTGCCATCTTCAAAAGGCGAGAGAAAACATAGATATCGG GATGATGCTTTAGAGAGGAAGAACATTGCGAAGTTCTCTCAGATGTGGAATGAGTTCATACTTTCCTTACGGATGGAGGATCTGATCAACCATAA GGAAAGAGATCTGCTTCTGGTACCATATTCATCAAGTGAAGTGTCTGTTATTCAGTGGCCTCCTTTCTTGCTCGCTAGTAAG ATTCCAATAGCACTGGATATGGCAAAGGATTTCAGAGGAAAAGAAGATGCTGACCTGTTCCGGAAGATTAAAAGTGATGATTTTATGCGCTCTGCAGTAATTGAATGCTACGAGACACTTAGATATTTGCTGGTTGGCGTTCTGGAAAACAAAGATGACAAGAT GGTTGTGGAGCAGATATGCAGAGAAGTAGATGACAGCATAAAAGATAAAAGGTTCTTAAGGAAATTTCGGATGAGTGGGCTGCCCTTACTGAGTGATAAACTTGAGAGATTCTTGAATCTTCTG GTGGCAGATTATGAAGATGAAGAGGCGAAAAGAGCCCCTATGATTAACCTTATCCAAGATATCATGGAAATTATCTTTCAAGATGTTATTGTTGATGGCCATGA GATTTTGGGTACAGCTCACCGGGTTGACAGAAAGGAACAGATATTTGAAAGGATAAATATCTATCTTACTCATAACAGATCTTGGAAGGAAAAG GTTATCAGGCTTAATTTGTTATTGACTGAGAAAGAGTCTGCAATTAATGTGCCTACAAATTTGGATGCTCGCCGTCGAATTACTTTTTTTGCAAACTCCCTGTTTATGAAAATGCCAGATGCTCCAAGAGTTCGTAATATGCTTTCTTTCAG TGTCTTGACTCCTTACTATAATGAAGATGTTCTCTATTCTGATGAGGAACTTAACAAGGAAAATGAGGATGGTATTACCACTCTCTTTTACCTTCAGAAGATATATCCAG ATCAATGGAAAAATTTTGAGGACCGCATCAATGATCCTAAGCTTGGATACGTAGGTAAAGACAGGAATGAATTAATTCGCTACTGGGTGTCGTACAGAGGACAGACACTTGCAAGGACAG TGAGAGGAATGATGTACTATAGGGAAGCTCTTGAGCTTCAGTACTTTCTGGATTTTGCAGAGGACAAAG CAATATTTGGAGGTTATCGGATCATTGATATGAATCAAACAGATTACAGAACTTTGAAGGAGCGTGCACAGGCATTGGCAAATCTGAAGTTCACATATATTGTGTCCTGCCAGATCTATGGTGCTCAGAAAAAGTCCAGTGAACAGAGAGACCGTAGTTGTTATGTCAATATTCTGAATCTCATGTTGAC GTATCCATCTTTACGTGTTGCTTACATAGATGAGCGGGATGAAActgttaatgggaagtctgagaaGGTTTACTACTCCGTACTGGTGAAGGGAGGTGATAAATTGGATGAG GAAATATACCGTATCAAACTTCCTGGCCCTCCTAAAATTGGGGAAGGGAAACCTGAAAATCAAAATCATGCAATCATTTTTACTCGTGGAGAAGCATTACAAACCATAGATATGAATCAA GATAATTATTTTGAAGAGGCTTTCAAGATGAGGAATGTATTGGAAGAATTCTTGAAACCTCATAGGCAGCGAAGACCGACAATATTAGGTTTAAGGGAGCATATTTTTACTGGAAG TGTCTCTTCACTTGCTTGGTTCATGTCCAATCAGGAGACCAGTTTTGTAACCATCGGACAAAGAATTTTGGCAAGCCCCTTAAG GGTAAGATTTCATTATGGTCATCCTGATATTTTCGACAGAATCTTTCATGTAACAAGGGGTGGTATTAGCAAAGCTTCAAAAACAGTTAACCTGAGTGAAGATATTTTTTCAG GTTATAATTCAACTTTACGAGGAGGATTCGTAACACATCATGAGTACATCCAAGTAGGTAAGGGTCGTGATGTGGGGATGAATCAGATCTCTCAATTTGAGGCGAAGGTGGCAAATGGAAACGGAGAACAAACACTGAGCCGTGATGTCTATAGGCTTGGGCGTCGATTTGACTTCTACAGGATGTTGTCATTCTACTTCACCACAGTTGGTTTCTACTTCAGCAGCATG GTTACGGTGCTTACTGTCTATGTGTTTCTGTATGGACGGTTATATATGGTCTTGAGTGGGTTGGAAAAGCGAATTCTGGAGGATCCCACAGTTCGTCAGTCCAAAGCTCTTGAGGAGGCTATGGCTACCTCGTCTGTATTTCAGCTGGGTTTGTTGCTTGTACTCCCTATGGTAATGGAAATTGGGTTGGAGAGAGGATTTCGCACGGCCCTGGGTGATTTTATAATAATGCAGCTGCAGCTTGCTTCTGTATTTTTTACATTCCAACTCGGAACAAAAGCACACTATTATGGTAGAACAATCTTGCATGGAGGTTCTAAATATCGAGCTACTGGTCGTGGCTTTGTTGTTTTTCATGCAAAGTATGCAGATAACTACAGGATGTATTCTCGCAGTCACTTTGTCAAGGGTCTTGAGCTGTTTATGCTGTTAATTGTCTATGAAGTCTACGGGGAATCATATCGTGATTCACAGTTGTACTGGTTTGTAACTATTTCAATGTGGTTCTTGGTAGGTTCCTGGTTGTTTGCTCCCTTTGTGTTCAATCCATCTGGTTTCGACTGGCAAAAGACAGTAGATGATTGGACAGATTGGAAGAGGTGGATGGGAAATCGTGGAGGCATTGGGATTTCGCCGGATAAAAGTTGGGAATCTTGGTGGAATGGGGAGCAGGAACATCTAAGACACACAAATATAAGGGGTAGAGTTGTTGACATAATCCTTGCCTTCCGCTTTTTTATTTACCAATATGGAATTGTCTATCACCTTGATATAGCTCACGGCAGCAGAAGTTTACTG GTGTATGGACTTTCTTGGTTTGTTATGCTAACCGCGCTTCTGGTCTTAAAG ATGGTATCAATGGGAAGACGGAGATTTGGGACTGATTTTCAGCTCATGTTCAGAATTCTGAAAGCACTTCTATTCCTTGGATTCGTATCTGTCATGACCGTCTTATTTGTTGTTTGTGGCCTGACCATAAGTGATCTATTTGCTGCCATTCTTGCCTTTGTACCAACAGGCTGGGGCATTCTTCTT ATTGGCCAAGCATGCAGGCCTTGTTTTAAGGGGCTTGGAATTTGGGATTCAGTGATGGAGTTGGCACGAGCATACGAATGTATCATGGGACTGTTCATATTCGCGCCAATTGTGGTCTTGTCTTGGTTCCCATTCGTATCAGAGTTCCAGACGCGGCTGCTCTTTAACCAGGCT